Part of the Bacteriovorax stolpii genome, TACTACAAGTATAAGCCAATCGGAAAATGGGAAAAGGATGCTCTTGGTGATGCTGAAATTGGATTCATCTACCGACTAACTGATTACTCTGATCGTGGAATGTCGATTTCTGCTGGTGCAATTTTACCTACAGGTGAAGCTGATGATCCGGATTCACTACAAGACGTTTCAACTGGTGACGGACAATACGACGCTTTCGTTGAAGCTGCTGCCGGAATTTCTTTTTTTGATAACACTTTCCAGTTTGATATCAAAGGTCGCTACACATATCAGTTTGCTTCTGAAAAAGAAGTGAGATGGATTGATGATGTAGACATGCCTCTTTCTTCTCAAAAGCAAACGGTTAATCAAAAGCTGGGAAATAAAATTGATACAACTTTAACCCTGACTTATAACCCAACCCACTGGATGAACTTAAACAGTTCACTAATTCTTGGACAAACTGAAGCGACAACTTATGCTAATGTCGCTGACCCAAAAGTAAGAAGAGCTCTTGAAGAAGACACTGGTAACGAAAGCCGTTGGGCAAGAATTGGTATTGGATTCTCAACCATTGAAGCCTACAAACGCAAACAATTTGAAATGCCTTTTGATATTGGTGTGACGGCGCAAAGACTTCTTAATGGTAAGAACACGGCCAGCTACGACCGTATTGATTTAGACTTAAAACTTTATTTCTAGCTACTGAATATAAGAATAAAAGATCTTACCCTTTTCTTCGCTGACCAGTTTGTATGGATCGTCTTTAATGAGTAAACATCCATCCAGGTCAAAGAAATCCACTCCACCTGAAATGTTGAGTGCACTTGAAATCCCAAGGCTCGTTTCGACCATACATCCAAGCATTGTTTTAAGGCCAAGCATCTTCGCTTGTCTTAATTGCTTAACTGCCTTCAGGTATCCACCCGACTTCATCATCTTGATATTGACACCGTGGAAGCGCTCAACATGATAGCTGTTTACTTCTTCTTTTGTCACAGACTCATCGGCCATCAAAAAGACGCTTGAATGTTTTTTTAGTTCAAGAGCTTCATCGTGCTCGTTACTTGAAAGCGGCTGCTCTAAAAACTCAATGCGCTTGATGTCCGGAAATTGCTCCAGGAATTTTAATGTTTCCTGCGCTGACTCGAAAGACTCGTTGGCATCAATACGCAGAGGAACGTTTGTTAAGCGCAGAACTTCCGCACAAAAGTCATGGGCGATTTCTCGGTTTACTTTTACTTTTAAAACAGAAAAGCGTTGAAGGTTGTTGTCTTTGATAAAACTTTCAATCTTTCCGATCTCCATAATAGGAATGGAAAAAGACGTCTTCACTGAACTCACCGTATTGCAGCCCATAAGTTGAGGAACAGTTTTACCTGACAAAATCGCTACGTAATGGACGAAGCTCGATTCAATACCAAACTTCAGTGATTGCGGAAGATCCGTTGTTTCTAAATAGGCCACCAGGCTTTCAATCCCCGTGAAGTCTTGAGGTGCATTGTTTTTAAACTCCTCAAACTTCTCTATGATCTGCTCTCTGGATTCACCGTATCTGACGTTAAAGGCCACTTCACCGAAAGCTTCGATAGAGCCATTCTTAACTTTTACAACGAAATTTCTCTTAATATCTGAGCTATTTCGTGAAATATTCCAGGTAAATTTTAAAGGGAGTTCAATTTCTTTTATCGACCAGCTAAACATTGCCTACTCTTTGATAACTATTTTTATTAAATGCACGAATCTTTTTAATGATACTATAGTTTATGCTTCTTAATAAAGAAATTATCATTCGAGTCATTCTTGGTGTCATCGTTCTTTTCATGTTTGTAAAGATCGTTCTTCCAGTCTTTTTTGAGGCCATTAAAAGAAAGATTCCTGGCCAGTATGAACCAGATAACGACATCGATAGTATGATCCGCAGACAAAAAGAAAGACTACGTGCTCAGTATGGCCTGACAGAAAGATCAAGCAATCATCACGAGACCTCTCACTCTTCGCAAGAGATCTCATCTCCTTTACCTCCACCAACAAAAGAAGTTGAAGCACTTTATAAAGAAACCCGCTGGGGCGGTGGCGATTTTTCTAAAAAAATCCAGAATGATATTACCCGTCACTACGGCTACACACTGACCGAAAGCAAAGTAAACGCTTTTATCATGCTGGCGGAAAAAAGAAATTATGCCCGTTTCCTGACAGTGGATAACCAAAAAAATCCTGAAGCTATTAAAAACTATTTTTCTGTCCTGATGCTAGTGTTAATGATGATTGAAGAAATCAGAACTAAAGACCTAACTCTGATTGAACGAGTGGCCAAAAAGTGTCATGTCTCAACACATGAATTCATGCTGGCCTTGCAGCTTAAGGTTCTTTTTACTATCAAGTCCAAAGTAAAAGATGATCGCTTATTTTCCGAGTCTCCTATTTTAGGACAATTCTCAGAAGAGACAATGAAAGAAGCTGTTGACTTGATCATTACAAAAGAAGCGAATATGTGGGCAAAAAACCCTTCACTCTTTTTTGAAGAGATGTCGCTTTTTTTAAGTTATGCCGACATCATGACTCCATTGCCAAAACTGCAACACAAAAAAGATTTAGAGACGGCTTATGCCATTTTAAAAATGGATGAGGACTCTGAAATTGAAGACATTAAAAAAACTTATAAAAAAATCGCCATGGCCCGCCATCCGGATAAAATCGGACAGATGAATCTGCCGAAAGAGTTGGAAAAAAAGGCCCTGAGCAAATTTAATCATATTCAAGAAGCCTATGATTTAATTCTTACCAGCAGGAAGAAATAATGTTTGCGAAAAAAGAAAAAATTATCAATGAAATTAAAAATGCTTTGATTGATATTATCAGCGAAACCAACGGGATCACCATTAGCGACACTTTAGAGCTTCTGGCCTATCACCCGGAATTAAAATGCAACCCACTTGTTGAAAAATCTCTGCAAGAATTTAGAAAACTCATTGCCGGTTTTCATAACAATGAAGTGGATATTTCAACCATCCTCTCACACCCCTTTTCTGAAGCTTTTTTTGGCTTCTTTAAGGAGTTCCCTCTCTCTTACCATGAAGAGCATATCCATTTAACCGGATCACTCTCTGCGGAGTTTATCTACCCGAGACTAAAAAAACTACTCGATGGCCCGGATAAAAAACTTTATGAAGATAAAATTAAACAGGTCTACGGTGAAGACTCTATCCCTGTTACCTCTGTTGGTGATGTCGACCGCTTAATCAGGCTTAAAGAGGGCGAACAATTTAAAACTTACCTCAAGATTCTCTATCTTTCAAAATTGATCCTGACGACTAAAGAGGCCCATGTTGAGGCCGCTTATCACATGGCCTCAGAACTTTATGATAAATACAATGTTGGAAAAATCAGGCTGAAATTTACTCTCTCCCGCAGTACTGGTATCAGCGATGAACAAATCCCTGGTCTTGAAAACCTGACTGAAGATGATGTTGTGCTTGGACTTTATGAAGGCTTCATGAAGTTTAAGGCCGAAAAGCCATTTTTTAATTTTATCCTCTCTCCTAGTTTTAGAAAGGAAAGTAACTTCTTTGACCAGAACGCTTACGACTCTAAAAAAGAACATTTTGACGAACAAGTTGTGAGCATTCTCGACATCTTAAAAAAATACCCTTTCTTAAAAGAAGTTCTAAGTGAAGTCGACACTGTGGGTGATGAACGAGAACTTTATAGAAAAAAACATTTCATGGAAATGAAATCAGGCCTAAGAAGACTTCAATACCAAGGATTCAGGATCAGATCTCACCATGGTGAAACCTGGAAAATTTTAAGACTGGGAGTTCAGGCCGTCGACAATGCTTTAAACATCTGGCACATCGATACACTCGAGCACGGTTTAAGTTTAGGGATCAACCCTAATTACTACTTCCATAGACTCTTCCAAAGAATCATGGAAATGAATCAGAATCAAAAACCTCTTGATCCCAAGAGTTTTGAATACGATGAAATTATGGACATGGAATGGCAGGATGAAGAGGTCCGTGACAAAATCGTCAAAGGTGAAAAGCTTACGCAAAAAGAGCAGATCAAATTCTTAAAAACAAAATTTCACACGGCCAGAGAGATCGAGCATTACCAACACGATGTTTTAAACCGTATGATCAATAAAAAAGTCTCACTCGTGGCGCTTCCCTCTTC contains:
- a CDS encoding enolase C-terminal domain-like protein, with product MFSWSIKEIELPLKFTWNISRNSSDIKRNFVVKVKNGSIEAFGEVAFNVRYGESREQIIEKFEEFKNNAPQDFTGIESLVAYLETTDLPQSLKFGIESSFVHYVAILSGKTVPQLMGCNTVSSVKTSFSIPIMEIGKIESFIKDNNLQRFSVLKVKVNREIAHDFCAEVLRLTNVPLRIDANESFESAQETLKFLEQFPDIKRIEFLEQPLSSNEHDEALELKKHSSVFLMADESVTKEEVNSYHVERFHGVNIKMMKSGGYLKAVKQLRQAKMLGLKTMLGCMVETSLGISSALNISGGVDFFDLDGCLLIKDDPYKLVSEEKGKIFYSYIQ
- a CDS encoding DnaJ domain-containing protein codes for the protein MLLNKEIIIRVILGVIVLFMFVKIVLPVFFEAIKRKIPGQYEPDNDIDSMIRRQKERLRAQYGLTERSSNHHETSHSSQEISSPLPPPTKEVEALYKETRWGGGDFSKKIQNDITRHYGYTLTESKVNAFIMLAEKRNYARFLTVDNQKNPEAIKNYFSVLMLVLMMIEEIRTKDLTLIERVAKKCHVSTHEFMLALQLKVLFTIKSKVKDDRLFSESPILGQFSEETMKEAVDLIITKEANMWAKNPSLFFEEMSLFLSYADIMTPLPKLQHKKDLETAYAILKMDEDSEIEDIKKTYKKIAMARHPDKIGQMNLPKELEKKALSKFNHIQEAYDLILTSRKK